The Xanthomonas sp. CFBP 8443 genome has a window encoding:
- a CDS encoding CDP-diacylglycerol diphosphatase, producing MFAARSWPQAALPLLLLVGCATPPPAPLVSPGSPAAQDPHAHDRQRLWRLLDTQCLPAARAGRDPAPCSEVHPQRGQRYALMKDLRGASQYLLIPTVPVSGIEDPRARAATAPNWLALAWQARSRVERVLRRPLPRTYASLAINAPVARSQDQLHVHIDCLDPQVRAQLDTLQARIGPDWAPLPQRLHGHVYRAMRLDGADLNARPLALLAGSLPTPQAMARQTLAVVGARFGDGRPGFLLLAGEADQGDGGGGAEELQDHGCTALAPRAGAAMGSTRPAPDPDPGSAAAAGR from the coding sequence ATGTTCGCCGCTCGCTCGTGGCCACAGGCCGCGTTGCCGCTGTTGCTGCTGGTCGGCTGCGCCACGCCGCCGCCCGCGCCACTCGTGTCGCCCGGCTCGCCGGCCGCACAGGATCCGCATGCGCATGATCGCCAGCGCCTGTGGCGGCTGCTGGACACGCAGTGCCTGCCGGCCGCGCGCGCCGGCCGCGATCCGGCGCCATGCAGCGAGGTGCATCCGCAACGCGGACAACGCTACGCGCTGATGAAGGACCTGCGCGGCGCCTCTCAATACCTGTTGATCCCGACCGTGCCGGTCAGCGGCATCGAAGACCCGCGCGCGCGGGCCGCGACCGCGCCGAACTGGCTAGCGCTGGCCTGGCAGGCGCGGTCGCGGGTCGAGCGGGTGCTGCGCCGGCCATTGCCGCGCACCTACGCCAGCCTGGCGATCAATGCGCCGGTCGCGCGCTCGCAGGACCAGTTGCACGTGCACATCGATTGCCTGGATCCGCAGGTGCGCGCGCAGCTGGACACGCTGCAGGCGCGGATCGGGCCGGATTGGGCGCCGTTGCCGCAGCGCCTGCATGGCCATGTCTATCGCGCGATGCGCCTGGACGGCGCGGACCTCAACGCGCGCCCGTTGGCGTTGCTGGCGGGCAGCCTGCCGACGCCGCAGGCCATGGCGCGGCAGACGCTGGCGGTGGTCGGGGCGCGTTTCGGGGACGGCCGCCCCGGGTTCCTGTTGCTGGCCGGGGAGGCGGACCAGGGCGATGGCGGCGGCGGCGCGGAGGAACTGCAGGATCACGGCTGCACCGCGCTGGCACCGCGCGCCGGCGCCGCGATGGGGTCTACCAGGCCAGCGCCGGATCCGGATCCGGGCAGCGCGGCAGCGGCCGGCAGATGA
- the parE gene encoding DNA topoisomerase IV subunit B has translation MNTRYNAADIEVLSGLDPVKRRPGMYTDTARPNHLAQEVIDNAVDEALAGHARHIEVTLFKDGSCEVSDDGRGMPVDIHPEEKISGVELILTRLHAGGKFNDRNYTFSGGLHGVGVSVVNALSKKVELFIKRDGNEYRMEFADGFPASKLEIVGSVGKKNTGTRLRFWADPKYFDTPKFAVRALRHLLRAKAVLCPGLTVKLHDEATGEQDTWYFEDGLRDYLKGELSERELLPADLFVGNLKKDREIVDWAVAWVADGELVQESYVNLIPTAQHGTHVNGLRSGFTDALREFCDFRNLLPRGVKLAPEDVWDRVTFVLSLKMTDPQFSGQTKERLSSRQAAGFIEGAAHDAFSLWLNQNVETGTRIAQIAIDRASARLKTEKQITRKKVTSGPALPGKLADCISQDLSRTELFLVEGDSAGGSAKQARDKDFQAILPLRGKILNTWEVASGSVLASEEVHNLAIAIGCDPGKDDISGLRYGKVVILADADSDGLHIATLLTALFLRHFPALVDAGHVFVAMPPLFRVDVGKQVFYALDEEEKRSLLEKIAREKLKGQLSVTRFKGLGEMNPQQLRESTIHPDTRRLVQLTVDAGDETASLMDMLLAKKRAGDRKQWLESKGDLASLEV, from the coding sequence ATGAATACCCGCTACAACGCCGCCGACATCGAAGTTCTCTCTGGCCTGGACCCGGTCAAGCGCCGGCCGGGCATGTACACCGACACCGCCCGCCCCAACCACCTGGCGCAGGAAGTCATCGACAATGCGGTGGACGAGGCGCTGGCCGGCCACGCCCGGCACATCGAGGTGACCCTGTTCAAGGACGGCAGCTGCGAAGTGTCCGACGACGGCCGCGGCATGCCGGTGGACATCCATCCGGAGGAGAAGATTTCCGGCGTCGAGCTGATCCTGACCCGGCTGCATGCGGGCGGCAAGTTCAACGACCGCAACTACACCTTCAGCGGCGGCCTGCACGGGGTCGGCGTCAGCGTGGTCAACGCGCTGTCGAAGAAGGTCGAGTTGTTCATCAAGCGCGACGGCAACGAATACCGGATGGAATTCGCCGACGGCTTCCCGGCGTCCAAGCTGGAGATCGTCGGCAGCGTCGGCAAGAAGAACACCGGCACGCGCCTGCGCTTCTGGGCCGACCCCAAGTATTTCGACACGCCCAAGTTCGCGGTGCGCGCGCTGCGCCACCTGCTGCGCGCCAAGGCGGTGCTGTGCCCCGGGCTGACCGTGAAGCTGCACGACGAGGCGACCGGCGAGCAGGACACCTGGTATTTCGAGGACGGCCTGCGCGATTACCTCAAGGGCGAGCTGTCCGAGCGCGAGCTGCTGCCGGCCGACCTGTTCGTCGGCAACCTGAAGAAGGACCGCGAGATCGTCGACTGGGCGGTGGCCTGGGTCGCCGACGGCGAGCTGGTGCAGGAAAGCTACGTCAACCTGATCCCGACCGCGCAGCACGGCACCCACGTCAACGGCCTGCGCAGCGGTTTCACCGACGCGCTGCGCGAGTTCTGCGACTTCCGCAACCTGCTGCCGCGCGGCGTCAAGCTGGCGCCGGAAGACGTGTGGGACCGCGTCACCTTCGTGCTGTCGCTGAAGATGACCGACCCGCAGTTCAGCGGCCAGACCAAGGAACGCCTGTCCTCGCGCCAGGCCGCCGGCTTCATCGAAGGCGCCGCGCACGATGCCTTCAGCCTGTGGCTGAACCAGAACGTGGAAACCGGCACGCGCATCGCGCAGATCGCGATCGACCGCGCCAGCGCGCGGCTGAAGACCGAAAAGCAGATCACCCGCAAGAAGGTCACCTCCGGCCCCGCCCTGCCCGGCAAGCTGGCCGACTGCATCAGCCAGGACCTGTCACGCACCGAGCTGTTCCTGGTGGAAGGCGACTCGGCCGGCGGCAGCGCCAAGCAGGCGCGCGACAAGGACTTCCAGGCGATCCTGCCGCTGCGCGGCAAGATCCTCAACACCTGGGAAGTGGCCTCCGGCAGCGTGCTGGCCTCCGAGGAAGTGCACAACCTGGCGATCGCGATCGGCTGCGATCCGGGCAAGGACGACATCAGCGGGCTGCGCTACGGCAAAGTGGTGATCCTGGCCGACGCCGACTCCGACGGGCTGCACATCGCCACCCTGCTGACCGCGCTGTTCCTGCGCCACTTCCCCGCGCTGGTCGATGCCGGCCACGTGTTCGTGGCGATGCCGCCGCTGTTCCGCGTGGACGTGGGCAAGCAGGTGTTCTACGCGTTGGACGAGGAAGAGAAGCGCTCGCTGCTGGAGAAGATCGCGCGCGAGAAGCTCAAGGGCCAGCTCAGCGTGACACGCTTCAAGGGACTGGGCGAAATGAACCCGCAGCAGTTGCGCGAATCGACCATCCATCCGGACACGCGGCGGCTGGTGCAGCTGACCGTCGACGCAGGCGACGAGACCGCATCGCTGATGGACATGCTGCTGGCCAAGAAGCGCGCCGGCGACCGCAAGCAGTGGCTGGAGAGCAAGGGCGACCTGGCGTCGCTGGAGGTCTGA
- a CDS encoding CTP synthase produces the protein MTPLIFVTGGVVSSLGKGIAAASLASILEARGLSVTMMKLDPYINVDPGTMSPFQHGEVYVTDDGAETDLDLGHYERFVRTRLSRKNSVTTGRIYENVIRKERRGDYLGATVQVIPHITDEIRRCVDEATAGFDVALVEIGGTVGDIESLPFLEAIRQVRTERGAERAMFMHLTLVPYIAAAGELKTKPTQHSVKELRSIGIQPDVLLCRSEKAIPDSERRKIALFTNVSERAVISAADIDVLYGMPLELHRQGLDEIVIDQFKLRDKVGPANLSEWEAVVDATKHPLDEVTIAVVGKYVDHQDAYKSVGEALKHGGLRQRTKVTLKWLEAQELEGSDLSALADVDGILVPGGFGDRGFEGKVLTSRYAREHGVPYFGICYGMQAAVVDYARHVAGLDGANSTENDRQSPYPVIGLITEWRTATGDVEKRDEKSDLGGTMRLGLQEQRLKPGTLARELYAKDVVSERHRHRYEFNNRYRTQLEDAGLVVSAKSMDDTLVEMVELPRETHPWFLACQAHPEFLSTPRDGHPLFIGFVRAARERKAGGKLLKEARA, from the coding sequence ATGACCCCCCTGATCTTCGTTACCGGCGGCGTAGTGTCCTCGCTTGGCAAGGGCATCGCGGCCGCTTCGCTTGCGTCCATCCTCGAAGCACGTGGCCTGTCGGTCACGATGATGAAGCTGGACCCCTACATCAACGTCGACCCGGGCACGATGAGCCCGTTCCAGCACGGCGAGGTGTATGTCACCGACGACGGCGCCGAAACCGACCTGGACCTGGGCCACTACGAGCGCTTCGTGCGCACCCGCCTGTCGCGCAAGAATTCGGTCACCACCGGCCGCATCTACGAGAACGTGATCCGCAAGGAGCGCCGCGGCGACTATCTCGGCGCCACCGTGCAGGTGATCCCGCACATCACCGACGAGATCCGCCGCTGCGTCGACGAAGCCACCGCCGGTTTCGACGTGGCCCTGGTGGAGATCGGCGGCACCGTCGGCGACATCGAATCGCTTCCGTTCCTGGAGGCGATCCGCCAGGTGCGCACCGAGCGCGGTGCGGAACGGGCGATGTTCATGCATCTCACCCTGGTGCCGTACATCGCCGCCGCCGGCGAACTGAAGACCAAGCCGACCCAGCATTCGGTCAAGGAACTGCGCTCGATCGGCATCCAGCCCGATGTGCTGCTGTGCCGCTCGGAGAAGGCGATCCCGGATTCGGAGCGGCGCAAGATCGCGCTGTTCACCAACGTCTCCGAGCGCGCGGTGATCAGCGCCGCCGACATCGACGTGCTCTACGGCATGCCGCTGGAACTGCACCGCCAGGGCCTGGACGAGATCGTCATCGACCAGTTCAAGCTGCGCGACAAGGTCGGCCCGGCCAACCTGTCCGAATGGGAAGCGGTGGTCGACGCAACCAAGCATCCGCTCGACGAGGTCACCATCGCCGTGGTCGGCAAGTACGTCGACCACCAGGACGCGTACAAGTCGGTCGGCGAGGCGCTCAAGCACGGCGGCCTGCGCCAGCGCACCAAGGTCACCTTGAAGTGGCTGGAGGCGCAGGAACTGGAAGGCAGCGACCTGTCGGCGCTGGCCGACGTGGACGGCATCCTGGTCCCCGGCGGCTTCGGCGACCGCGGTTTCGAAGGCAAGGTGCTGACCTCGCGCTATGCGCGCGAGCACGGCGTGCCGTACTTCGGCATCTGCTACGGCATGCAGGCCGCGGTGGTCGACTATGCGCGCCATGTCGCCGGCCTGGACGGCGCCAACAGCACCGAGAACGACCGCCAGTCGCCGTACCCGGTGATCGGACTGATCACCGAGTGGCGCACCGCCACCGGCGACGTCGAGAAGCGCGACGAGAAGTCCGACCTCGGCGGCACCATGCGCCTGGGCCTGCAGGAACAGCGGCTCAAGCCGGGCACGCTGGCGCGCGAGCTGTACGCCAAGGACGTGGTGTCCGAGCGCCACCGTCACCGCTACGAGTTCAACAACCGCTACCGCACGCAGTTGGAGGACGCCGGCCTGGTGGTCTCGGCCAAGTCGATGGACGACACGCTGGTGGAGATGGTCGAGCTGCCGCGCGAGACCCACCCGTGGTTCCTGGCCTGCCAGGCGCACCCGGAGTTCCTGTCCACCCCGCGCGACGGCCACCCGCTGTTCATCGGCTTCGTGCGCGCCGCGCGCGAGCGCAAGGCCGGCGGCAAGCTGTTGAAGGAAGCGCGCGCCTGA
- a CDS encoding S10 family peptidase translates to MTAALAADADKTDKTDKADSAEQAKPAALPADAKVRQVTRVDGKSLSYTATVGTLPVKDAQGKVVADVVFTAYTVDGKDRPVTFALNGGPGAASVYLNLGAIGPKVVAFGSEGDSASAPATLHDNPGTWLDFTDLVFIDPVGTGFSRSRIGDEEAKKQFYNPQADVEYLSRTIYDWLLKNQRLQSRKYLVGESYGGFRGPRITHYLQTQLGVAMNGVVLVSPYLNPTLDDNGDVSPLAWMLTLPSIAAAHLEREQRLTPEAMRQVIDYTRGDYVTALLRGRSDTAGSERMVQQVAAMTGLDPVYVRRAGGRLETQAYLREVFRDKGQLGSRYDSNVTAFDPFPNAPEQRANDPLLDSIIAPTTTAMVDFVTRVVGWKVDARYQALNYGVNKLWDWNDELRKGSVTELRQAVAIDPKLRVLIVHGWNDLSCPFMGSVLTVDQMPVMGNDPTRVQVKNYPGGHMFYNRADSQRALRGDVLAMYRAN, encoded by the coding sequence ATGACCGCTGCACTGGCCGCCGATGCCGACAAGACGGACAAAACGGACAAGGCCGACAGCGCCGAACAGGCCAAGCCGGCCGCGCTGCCGGCCGATGCGAAGGTGCGCCAGGTCACCCGCGTCGACGGCAAGTCGCTCAGCTACACCGCCACGGTCGGCACGCTGCCGGTGAAGGACGCGCAGGGCAAGGTCGTCGCCGACGTGGTGTTCACCGCCTACACCGTGGACGGCAAGGACCGGCCGGTCACCTTCGCCTTGAACGGCGGCCCCGGCGCCGCGTCGGTCTACCTCAACCTGGGCGCGATCGGGCCGAAGGTGGTCGCCTTCGGCAGCGAGGGCGACAGCGCCTCGGCGCCGGCGACGCTGCACGACAACCCCGGCACCTGGCTGGATTTCACCGACCTGGTGTTCATCGACCCGGTCGGTACCGGCTTCAGCCGTTCGCGGATCGGCGACGAGGAGGCCAAGAAACAGTTCTACAACCCGCAGGCCGACGTCGAGTACCTGTCGCGCACGATCTACGACTGGCTGCTGAAGAACCAGCGCCTGCAGTCGCGCAAGTACCTGGTCGGCGAGAGCTACGGCGGTTTCCGCGGCCCGCGCATCACCCACTACCTGCAGACCCAGTTGGGCGTGGCGATGAACGGCGTGGTGCTGGTCTCGCCGTACCTCAACCCGACCCTGGACGACAACGGCGACGTGTCGCCGCTGGCGTGGATGCTGACCCTGCCCTCGATCGCCGCCGCGCACCTGGAGCGCGAGCAGCGACTGACCCCGGAAGCGATGCGCCAGGTGATCGACTACACCCGCGGCGACTACGTCACCGCGCTGCTGCGCGGGCGTTCGGACACGGCCGGCAGCGAGCGCATGGTGCAGCAGGTGGCGGCGATGACCGGGCTGGACCCGGTGTACGTGCGCCGCGCCGGCGGCCGCCTGGAAACCCAGGCCTACCTGCGCGAGGTGTTCCGCGACAAGGGCCAGCTCGGCAGCCGCTACGACTCCAACGTGACCGCGTTCGATCCGTTCCCGAACGCGCCGGAGCAGCGCGCCAACGATCCGCTGCTGGACAGCATCATCGCCCCGACCACCACCGCGATGGTCGACTTCGTGACCCGCGTGGTCGGCTGGAAGGTCGATGCGCGCTACCAGGCGCTGAACTACGGCGTGAACAAGCTGTGGGACTGGAACGACGAACTGCGCAAGGGTTCGGTGACCGAACTGCGCCAGGCGGTGGCGATCGACCCCAAGCTGCGGGTGCTGATCGTGCACGGCTGGAACGACCTGTCGTGCCCGTTCATGGGCTCGGTGCTGACCGTGGACCAGATGCCGGTGATGGGCAACGACCCGACCCGGGTGCAGGTCAAGAACTACCCCGGCGGCCACATGTTCTACAACCGCGCCGACAGCCAGCGCGCGTTGCGCGGGGATGTGCTGGCGATGTATCGCGCCAACTAG
- the kdsA gene encoding 3-deoxy-8-phosphooctulonate synthase — translation MKLCDFEVGLDQPLFLIAGPCVIESMQLQLDVAGKLKEITGRLGINFIFKSSFDKANRTSGTSFRGPGLEEGLKVLDAVKRQIGVPVLTDVHEYTPMNEVAAVVDVLQTPAFLVRQTDFIKNVCAAGKPVNIKKGQFLAPWDMKPVVDKAKSTGNEQIMVCERGASFGYNNLVSDMRSLSVMRDTGCPVVFDATHSVQLPGGQGSSSGGQREFVPVLARAAVAVGISGLFAETHPDPSKALSDGPNAWPLDRMEELLETLMELDTVTKKHGFARFA, via the coding sequence ATGAAACTGTGTGACTTCGAAGTCGGCCTTGACCAGCCGCTGTTCCTGATCGCCGGCCCGTGCGTGATCGAGTCGATGCAGCTGCAGTTGGACGTGGCCGGCAAGCTCAAGGAGATCACCGGCAGGCTGGGGATCAACTTCATCTTCAAGTCGAGCTTCGACAAGGCCAACCGCACCTCCGGCACCAGCTTCCGCGGCCCGGGCCTGGAAGAAGGCCTGAAGGTGCTGGATGCGGTGAAGCGGCAGATCGGCGTGCCGGTGCTGACCGACGTGCACGAGTACACCCCCATGAACGAAGTCGCTGCGGTGGTCGACGTGCTGCAGACGCCGGCGTTCCTGGTGCGCCAGACCGACTTCATCAAGAACGTCTGCGCCGCCGGCAAGCCGGTCAACATCAAGAAGGGCCAGTTCCTCGCGCCGTGGGACATGAAGCCGGTGGTGGACAAGGCAAAGTCGACCGGCAACGAGCAGATCATGGTCTGCGAACGCGGCGCCAGCTTCGGCTACAACAACCTGGTCAGCGACATGCGCTCGCTCAGCGTGATGCGCGACACCGGTTGCCCGGTGGTGTTCGACGCCACCCATTCGGTGCAGTTGCCGGGCGGGCAGGGCAGCAGCTCCGGCGGCCAGCGCGAATTCGTGCCGGTGCTGGCGCGTGCCGCAGTGGCGGTGGGCATCTCCGGCCTGTTCGCCGAGACCCATCCGGACCCGTCCAAGGCCCTGTCCGACGGCCCCAACGCCTGGCCGCTGGACCGTATGGAAGAGCTGCTCGAAACGCTGATGGAACTGGACACGGTAACCAAGAAGCACGGGTTCGCGCGCTTCGCATGA